A window of Ciconia boyciana chromosome 9, ASM3463844v1, whole genome shotgun sequence genomic DNA:
CTTGAGTGCTTttgatgaagaagcagaaagattAACAGATTAGTGTAAGAGGAACATCAGACATCACATTAGCAAGACATTTAGAGCACGATTTCAGTCCCCTCAGTCCCGAGCTCAGACAAGAAGTTGCCCCCACAGCAGGGACGGATATCTGTTAGAGTGTCCCTGGCAGCAACTTTGCAGCTGCTCAAGAGCATCAGGGAGTTTGGAGCGTGTGAGAACCAGGCCACGTGGGAGCTAAATAGCTCCAGGCTTTAAGATCGCTCAGGCCTTTAGAGATGTCTCCGAGGAGCTGAATCAGGGCACTCTGCTCCAACAACTTAGCTACGGAGCAGGATCAGTTCCAAGGCAGAGGTGGTGATTCGCTGCCCTCTCAAAATGGTGGCTCAAAGACAGCTTTGATGAAACCTGCCAAGATCGGcggctgcccagccctgccacatTTAGATAGTAAAGCAGGAGGTGggtattttgcaaatgaagagGTGCTCAGAAGGATGTTTACTTCCCGGGGCAGGGGCATCTTTAGGGATCTTCGGGCAGGATCCACAAGGCATGGCTGTGAACGCCAAAATGGATGTAAATGATGAGATAATATACAAGctttctcctgccctcctggAAGGTCACTGCCACAAACCTACTCTCACACCCACTCTTTCCTATGAGCATCTGAAGGACTGAGGCAGTAAACAGCTTACACCACCAAGACATTGATGCAAAACAACTAGGAGACATTTTTAAGGGATCTTGAggagttgttttctttctgttcctttttctgacctcttcttcctcttgtgCTCTCAACCACAGGGTTGAGTCGAGAACCCcattaggaaaagaaatctaTACTACTGGTGGGATATGGAAAGCAGGTCCTCAAGGGTGCAGACTGAGACCTCCAGAAAAGTCCAGAAagtcagagagaagaaaagatcaaCGGGGGACCTACTGGGGGGAGGCTGAGTGGGTCTGAGTCGCAGGTGACCTTGCCTCCCAGAGGTGAAACCAAGCTTCATCCAGGTTGGACTGATGGACGCTGCAACTAGCGTCAGAGGTGACAAGAAGAGGGAGACCAAGGTGCCAGAGGTGGCCTGTGCCTCTGCAGCAAGGCTCCTCCTCACCCATATTCAATCCTTCTCTGCCTCAGCAGAGCAGATTGTGTGCTTCCTGGGGCACTGAAGGAGCAGGGGACTGTGGGAAGAGTCCCTTTTGGAGTAATCTCCATCGACCATCTTGGTTACTCCCAAGAGCAGAGCTTGGGTTGTGTAACTGCAGCTTGGATGGACCGGCTTGCAGGGCAGTACGTAGGAGCACAGTTCTCCCATGAAGATGGGCTGTGCCTGGGGTTTCATGGGCAGGTGCTCTCACATGACAGGTATgcatggggatggagggggaggaaggtgcTTTGGGCTTGGCACAGGGCTCAGCTCCAGGGGCAGCGTTCAAAAGAACATGCTGGCAAGGGAGAGATTTGGCAGGGTACTGCAGGGGCTGAATGTCCAAGACCCCACAAACCATAAAGGGGAGCTCCTGCTCTTTGCAACCCACCCCGGCACAGCCACACATGAGTCAGCCCATGCACAGCTCTTGCACACAATTCatgctgggggtcccaggtggACACCAGCACCAGGGACACAAGTGCACAGCATCCACCTCTTCGCTGCTGCCCCACACCCTCCTAgggctgccctccccaccctgaGCTGACACAGTTCCCAGGGACAGAGCCGCTCTGTGCCCCTTTGCTCCACGCATCCTTTAGCCCTCACTCTCCCTCGCAACACCCCGCCCCATCCTGCCCTACATAATGCACCCTCTCATTACCCCAGCCTCctctccatcccatcccacaaCATCCCAGCTCTGTCCTCACCCAGGAGCACCCCACCCTCTGCCCCCTTCAGCTGCATCCCACCCTCCACCCTTCACCCTACCCGTGGCCTCCTGGCTGCTCTCTGGAGGCCTGCTTTCTGGGCAGAGGGACCACAGAGTGCCCGGGGACACACCCCGTCGCAGCATTGGGTTTTGTCCCAGGATTTGGGTGACTGATtaagcaggctgcagagctgggcccCGCTCCAGGCTGGTCTGTGCGCGCAGGGGACAGCACTGCAGCTGAGAGCCCGGCCGAGCgggcagagcagtgctgggaaTATCAATCAGACTGGGCGGCTGCCCACACAGCCAGTGCTTTCATCGCACAGAGGATCCACAGCTCGGCTGTCGGAGCCAGCCAGGGACTCAGCCCTGCGCTGCAGAGAGCTCAGCTTCCCTCTGTACCAGGGCCAGCAGACAGCCGGTCAGGACAGACtgatggggaggggaaagcgacagggaagggagaggtcactgcctgagcagagcagggggagagaTCAGGAGAGAGGAATGGAGGGGAGCAGATACaattgtgaaagaaaaggcaggcGGGGAGAAGAAGTCCCCCAGATCCAAGCTAGGGAAGCCTGTGTTCACCAGAGACCAACGCTGGCTCCAAGGGCATCAGGCAGGGGAGAGCCTGGGGGTCTGAGAAGTGAGAAGatgaggagggcagggaggaatgAGCAGCATCTGGCTCAGCAGGGTGGGAAGAGGGGAACTGGCCAGAGCTGCAAGGCACCCAGGCAGCCCAGCCCGATGTGAGGAGCACCAGGCACGTAGCACAGGCTGGGCGAGCCTTCAAGGGAGCAAAGGACGAGGTCCCAAGCACTGGTGGGGCCAGGACTGTTGGGCAGGAGAGACCTCATGCTCTCCTCGATGCGATAGGGACATAAAGTGCCACTGCCTCCTTGCAGACATGTTGCTTACAGAGGAGTCATCACCCGCCCGAGGCTGCACAGTACGTACATCCCACTGCCACCTCCCACCACGTACAGGCTGTGTACACCCCACTGCCACCGCTCCACGCAGTACAGCTTGCACATAACCCTGTGCCACCTCTCCCTGTGGTACTGGCTGTGTACCCCGCCgtgcctcctcctgctgcagtaCAGGCTGTCCGCACCCCACTGCCACCTCCTCCAGGCACAGGGGTGGTACCTCTCACTGTGCCACCTCCTCCTGGAGGAGACAAAGGCTGCACTCCCTGGCATCACCTACCCCTGCCGCACAGCCTGTGCATGTGCCTCCACCACCCCCTGCCACAGAGACGGTGCACACCTCCGTGCCACCCCTCCATGGGGTACAGGAGGTGACCACTATCACCTCCCACACATGGAGCGCAGGCTGAGTACACCCTGCTGtcacctctccctgcagcacagcctgcacaCACCCATGCTGTCTCTGGCTGTACAGGCCAGGCTGTACCATGGGGCTGCTCATCTCCCGTGGTTGAAGCTCTTCATTTTGAGGTCCCAAATGCCCCACAGTGCTCTCCCAGGCACAGGAACCCCTCCCTGCCATAAACCAAAGTCCCCCAGCACAGACCTGCCAGGAGCCACTGCACATTCGTGCCTTGCTCGTGGGGCTCTCGGTATCCTCACCAACTCCCCAGAAGCCAGCACGGTATACAACCCACTCCTCGCCCCCTCTTGtgctcccccagctcccacaAGCACCCCATTGATGCTCACAAGCCGCTGTGCAGTCATAGTTGTTTTGCAGAGCCCAGCCACTCTTCCCAGCACAGCTAGGGCTCAGCCCCCGCACTGCAGCCCCTGGGACCTCACCGACACACTCCTTCATTTGGTCTCTGCACACCAGAGCCAAATGTGAACCAACTCCCAATTGAtcctgggagcaggagctgaTTTGCAGTGCCTGGGAACCGTTCCCAGCACAGTGTCTTTCTGAAAGTGGGGAAAAACAGGGCAGGTCCCTCATGAACCCTCAGCTCCATCTGCAGCTTGTTGCTGGATCCATTTATCAGCTCATTCCACATGAACGACCTTGAGAAAATCCACTGATCCAGGACAGTAGGAGACTTTCCCAGACATCTGCCAACACCTAAACCTGCAATTTATGGAGACTCTAAGCTAAATTCTAAAACAAGacaatttcatttctgtccATTACAGTTACAATATTCCTCTTATCCCCCCCTGCAGAAAGTAATTAATACTGCACTGTGCTCCTGAGCCTGCAGGCAGGTGCAGGCACTTCTGCTGAGCTCACAGTAGCATGCTGAAGTTACCACCACTCCAGCCAGCTTCTCAGATAGTGGGGGGCTGTAAGGACCCAAGGCAGTCTTGGGTTTGTGCAGCCAGGAAAGAATGTAGCATAGCCTCCCCCAGTATAAAAAAGCCCTGAAGGATGGAGCCTGGGAGACGGGCAGAAGAAAGAGACACTCCCCACGCCAGTGTCTGAGAGGTTGCATTCTCACCCCGGGTTCATCAAAGAACTGCCGAGgacaaggaaggaagggaaaccTCTCTCAGAAAGTTCCCAAAGGGAAGCAGATAGCAATGCTGGAGCCAAGCCCCCAgactgccctgcccagccctgcagggactAGTTATTTAGGTGGTTGCTGGtgtctcctttcctcctctgcagccattGCATCTCCCTGcaggtcccagccctgcttgcCTAGGAGGCCCAGACACTTCCTGGACTGTTCAAGATAAAGCCTTATGCTGTTAGCAAAACAAACTAGGAGGCTGTGAGAGCCAAGGCTGGCACAGGGCTGAAACCACCGAAGCCAGAACCACTGGTTTCCCTGGATGATCTAATGTCTCCCAGCACCAcagctcctcttctccagcagcctGGTGCAGCCGGTTGGAGCCCGTGGGGAAGAGGCAAAGCTGGTGTGACAGGCACAGGGATGTCTGCCccagtttgaaagaaaaaccacgagaaagaggaaggggtgGCCCGGGAGGGCATCCCTGAGATGTGATATTtggctggagggagaggggtgTAGGATGGCCCCATCCAGGGGagtgctgtgctgctcctgcctaCCAGGATCCATCCTCTCTCCAGCCCACTGGAGACGAGCCTGagcaagccccatggcagcAGCATCACCCCCAACCTGTCCGCCAGGAGAGGCAGAGCCGTCTTTATGGGGACTGACTCCTGACCGCATcaccctcccgcagccccgccaCCACCAGCAAGCCTGCCTGGGAGGGCCTCTCCTTCGCTGCAAGGGTGCCCATTGCatcccggggtggggggagcaccTTGCTTTAGGTGCTTCCCCTCAGCGCTGCTGATGCACTGATGCTCCATCTGCAACCGCATGCGTCCTCATTCCAGCACTGCGGCGGGTGAGAGGCAGGCATCTTCCCGCCCTTGCCAGCAGGATTTGGGTCATGCTAGCCAGGCACCGTGCAGCAGGGATCTGCTCCTCCATGCACTGGCTTTGGGACATAGTTGGGTCTCAAAACAACATGGGGATGAACCAGGAAAAGCTATGCAGGGGGATGTTGGGGTGGAAGAAAGTTGAGCTGGCTGGTCCATGGCTCAGACTGCCTCCACATCCACACAtgtacatgcatgtgtgtatgtacatgcaTGTGTTGTGAACCATGTCCTGGAGGAAGCTGTCTCCTTAGAGGGCCAGGAAGTGACTGGAGATGGGAGATGTCAATCTGGGAAGGGGGGGTCAGTACCACAAGGCCTCTGGACTGGCCATGCTGGGGCACGGTGGAGGGCTTGTGGAGATGGCTGGCCCACATGAACATCActtctgggtgctgcagggcctGGGTGCTCTGGTGACCAAGGACATGGAAAATATGCCTGGGAAATTTCTGGGAGCAAGAGCATCTTCAGGGGCAGCAGGGAAAATAAGGCACAACCGgtcaaaaatagaaaactttaTTGAAGTCAAATCCAACAGGGCAGCTGAGCTCAGCCCCATGGCAGGAGCCCAGCCTGCCACTCACCAGGATACAAAGAAGGGAGCAGGGGTCTCCATAGGGCACAGAAGGTACAGCACGGTGGCGGAGTGGGTGGTCCTCACCCACGGGGCCCCAGGAAGAAGGCAAATCCACAGGCACTtatcccctctctccctccctagCTAGTTAAGGATAGACCCGACAGGCGCCAAAGCAGAAATGTGATGCAAGCTAACTGGCCAGACAGCCCAAGGAAAAAGGGTCCTGCAACCTCCAGGCTCATCCCATGACCTCCTGGGACAGCTCCAAGCTCCAGTGCATCCCAGCAAGCAGCTCTTCCCAGTCTGCAGCCAAGACCTACCTCCACCCTGCCCCGCACACAGCAGAAACCCCCAGCTAGACCAAGAGCAGTGACCTGACTGCAGCACGCAGCAGAGACCCCAGTGCCCCGCTCCTCCAGCCCTGAGCACAAgacccagccccagccccagcacgtGGCCGGACCCATGCCACCTGGAGGAAGCGCCCTGGCTGCTGGgatctgctctcctcctccacagtggctgcagcacagctcccacAGAGCCATAGCTCCGGGCCCGATGCTCACGCTAAGGGAAGCCTGGTTTTCACCACGCCGGTTATGGCAGAGGGCCCAAGCCTGAGGGAAGCCAGAGcctgagcctgggaaaaaggcaGAGCTTGGCTCCTCCACCCAGCCCCACCTGCCTGGGCAGCCACAGCGGGTGCAAAACTCCCTTTCGGGCAGCTTTGCACAGGGATGGTGAAAGGTTCAGCCACACCAGGCTGGCAACAGCAAGGCTAGTGCTTTCAGTGCTGCTCCCTGGAcaggggcagggctggaaaCTGGCTGCCCAGAGCTATGGCAGGAGCAGGACCAGTTGCTCCTCGCCACGAGTCAGCCCAAGCAGAGGGATGGATGGGAGCATGGGCATTGCCCTCCTTGGTGGTCTTAGAGCCTGTCCCCAAAGGGGACCTAGGCAGGTGGGATTGCCTCCCCAGAGCTCTACATGCAGAGGCACACGCATGCAGCGCCCTTTGCATCACTGTCACCCAGGCAGCGCTGCCAGGACCCAGCCCTAGGCACTCTGACAAGGGCTCCAACGATTCTTGGCCTACCCCCCAccaccatccccatcccctccccgccccacgACCAGGCTCCATGGCTCGGCTCCGGGGTAGTCCTCTGCCAGCCCCCCAGGCCACAcatgcagggctgggggccagTCCACGCTCACTCCCACACCTCTGTCCAGATGGCTCCCCGGTGCAGGGAGGGGGCCGCTGCCGGCCTCAGGATGAGCTCTCCTACCTGCTTGTTGGTGTATTTCTGGGGATTGGTGCGGTAGCTGTAGTCCGAGTACTGCTCGGAGCCCGTCGAGTTGTTGTCCCCAGTGCCAACAAAGGTGTTGGTGGCCGGCAGGTCCTGCACCACTTGGTGCTTCTTGGAGGCAGAGGGCGACTGAGGCTGCAGCTGGATGGAGGGCAGTGGCGAGTTGGAGCGGTAGTGGCGACCCAGGTCTGGGCTGCCTGGCGGGTAGTTGAGGGGCAGGTGGATTCGGGGGCTGTCGCTGACAGAGTCATTCATGAGGTTGAACTTGAGTGATTTCTGCAGCCCCgtctcctcctcatcctccgTGGGCTTAGGCGGCTTTGGGGACTTGCTCTTTTTCACCTTGCTCTTGCTCTTACCACTCTTGCTGGCCTGCTTGGGTGCGTACAGGTCCTTGGTCTCCTTCTTGCCTGCCTGGTAGCCACTCTTGGCCTCCCGCTGCCGGCAGTAGCGCACCAGGACAACCAGCACAATGACCAGGGTGACGGCCACGATGCCGGCAATGACTCCGAAAAGGATGTTGCTTCGCTGCTTGCTGCGCTCGTATTCCGGGTCTCCAGCGATGTCTATGTCAAGCGGTGTGTCCAGGCTGTGCCCCACCAGTGTGTCCAGCAGCGTGCGGTTGGCCAGAGTCTCATTGACGTAGAAGTGCACCAACGCTGTGCCGTGCCGCGAGGGCTTGCCCTTGTCATTGACGCGCACTACCAAGCGGTGCAGGCCATGGTGCTTCCGCAGGATCTCCTTCTCCAGGGTGATGTCTCCACTGTGCGGGGAGATCTGGAAGAGCTCAAAGGGGTTGCCTCCTGTGATGCTGTAGGTCAGCTCCGCATTGACACCAGAGTCAATGTCCTCTGCCTTGACCTTGCTCACCTGCTGGCCAGGGCTGGTGTGGGGCAGGATGTGTTTGTAGGTGGCATTGGAGGGTGAAGTGATGAAGGGGGCATTATCATTCTCATCCAAGACATTGATGGTCACCCCCACGTAGGCAGACCTGGGAGGATCCCCACTGTCCACCGCCTTGAGTCGGAAAGTGTACGTGCTCTGCTGCTCCCGGTCAAAAGAGATGCTGGAGAGGATGGTGCCAGTGCCATTCTGGATGACAAAATCCCCATTGTCTTGCTCCACCGACAGCTGGATGCGGgcattttctcctttgtcaGCATCGATCACCGTCACCATGCCCACAGGGCTGAGGGGCGGCATGTTCTCCATTACTGAGAAGTTGTAGCCACTCAGCATGAACTTGGGGTCATTGTCATTCCTGTCCATGACGTTGATGGCCACAGACGCTGTGCCCttgaggctggggctgcccttgTCTGCTGCCACCACCAAGAACTCGTAGCGCTCCCGCTGCTCTCTGTCCAGCACCGCCTTCACCCGGATCTCCCCGGAGTCAGGATCAATGGTGAATGAGCCCTTGGAGGAGGGGTCTGTCACCAGGGAGTAAACCAGCTTGGCGTTGGAGCCACTGTCAGCATCGCTGGCGCTCACCTCCATCACCAGGTCATCAGGCTCATTGTTCTCGGGGAAGGCCACTTCGGTGAAGCTCTGGCTGAAGACGGGTGCGTTGTCATTCACATCCACCACCTGCACCTTCAAAGAGTTGGTGCTGGAGAGGGGCGGGTTCCCTGAGTCCACCGCCACAATCTCAATCGTGTACTCCTTCACCGACTCATAGTCCAGCGGCGTGGTGGTCtgcaggaaatatttcttcttgctgtcGCTCCCTGTTTCACTAGCCTGCCGTAGCTGGAATGGGACATCACCAGCCACCACGCAGGTCACCACAGCATTTTCACCCTCATCTCGGTCAGACACCTGCACCAGAGCCACTGCTGTCTCTACTGGCACGTCCTCCGAGATGTTCGCCATGCCGTCCTGGTGGGTCACGAGCCCAATGCCCCGTATCTCTATAGAGGGCGCATTGTCATTCATGTCCTTGATGGTGACCACCACCTGGGTGCGGGCACTCTTGGGGTTGGCCCCCTTGTCTTTGGCCATGACAGAGAACTTGAGGATGTTGACATCCTCGCGGTCAATGGGCCCCTGCACGGTGATGAGCCCCGTGGTGCGGTCCAGGCGCAGCAGCCGGCGCACCATGTCCGAAGCTTGGTGGAAGGAGTAGTCTATTTCAGCATTGGCACCCTGGTCTGAGTCATTGGCTTTCACctgtgggatggagggagaaatAGTGAGCAGGAGGGCAAGGTGTCACGAGCCCCTCCACAAACCACCACGCTGACCACCACGGCCTCCTTTGGGGACGgctggtggggaaaaaacaggattTCCTCTTCTGGGGCCAAGGACTATGGGGCACAGAGCCTGGGACTGGCAGAGCGGCTGGGAGTGGCCCTCCGGCACAGAGGCCTTTCCTTGCTCTTCCGGCAAAACCGGCTGGGCTGGTCGGCTGCGCTCCCCTCCCGGCCAGCTCCAGCATGCAGGGAATCCTCCGGGAACCCTCACTGCCACGACCCAGGGAGCAGTGTGGAGGGATGGCTCTGGCTGCACCCACTCCGCAAAACCGTCCCCAAATAGGGGCTCAaggtgaggatgaggagggaggCAAGGATGTGCAGAGCCGCAGCAACTCCATCCTGGCATTCAGGGATGCAGCCAAGCAGGGACCGGGACTGCCTAAGCTCTGCATGGCACCAGCCATCCAGTTTATATGAAGCTCTGCATTCACATAAACCTGCTTCTATGCCTATTATTTGCTTTCTAGAGAAGATGAGGTTTGTCTAACATTTGCCTCCCTAATCGGCTCTCCGAGCAGACTCTTCTCTGCACCATTTGCTGCTCCGCCGTTATCTTGCTCAGCAGATTTGGATGGAGAACGAAAGTTGTTAAATGTAAATTCCACCTTTTACCTCCACTCACAAAAAAGGCGGAAGTCATTTTCCCCCTGAAAGATAAAAGCTGAGCAATGGCAGCAGTGGCGTCTCAGCCCATTCTCCTCCCAGCCGTGCAGCTCCCTTATCTGCTTCCAACTTCCATTCTCTTAACAGTGAAAAATGGATTCTTAAAAAATTCACATCAGAATTAGCAAGCACATGAGAGCTGGCCGCACTCTGCTTATTAAGATGTCAGCTGCAGATAAACTGATGTCGGCTACTATCATCTCAATGCCCCCTCCAAGCCAAATCCACTGAGATCCACCTCTCAGGCTCTCTGGGCCAGTTTGCACTGCTGCCTGAGATGGGGCAGAGCCCCTGGCCCCTGCAGACAGCAAGGCACACCCAGAGTCATGGGCAGCCCCCCCAGATGGGCAGCAGGGATTCTGCCTGTCCCCCATCTCCTGTGCAAGCCTGAGTTTCCATGGAGTGGCCAAGGGAATGCAACTTATGAAAGGGTCTGTGTCTTGCCTGCGGGAAGCACTGAGACCAGTCTGGCATGAAGCCAGACTCCCCATGGACCTTGGGTCCCAGCCTTCCCCATAACCCAGAGCCTTGCTCTCACATacccaccagccctgctgctgcccttcagTCATGTCCTGCAGCCCAGACTCTGGCTGCACCTTCCCACACATCCTTTCCAACCTCATTTTAGCAGATGTGACATCCCAGGGCCCCAGGTGACACTGTGGGCTCCTACAGCTTGCAACCCTTCTaggctccctcctcccttgaGGAACCGTGGCAGCGAGCAGCCATATAAACGCTCCCCGGGttgtccctgctgcagccaggcaggaggggagctggggaggagaagaaagccCCTACACTCACCTGGAGGACAGAGTGCCCCACAGGGCTGTTTTCAGAGAGCTCCGCCTCATACAGGGCCTTCTCGAACTTGGGCGCATTGTCATTCATATCCAGGATAGTGATGCGAAGCAGGGCGCTGCTCGCCCGCGGTGGGTTGCCTCCATCCTGCACCTTGATGGTCAGATCGTAGGAGTCCCACTGCTCCCGGTCCAGGTTCCCCATGACAATCAGCTGTGGCTGCTTCTCGTCCTGATCCTCCGccacctgcagcccaaagaGCTCCTGTGCCTCTGGACCAGCCATCAGCTCGTAGGAGGCAACACCGTTGGGGCCTGAGTCCCTGTCCATGGCCAGGGGGATAGGGAAGAGCGCCCCGATGTTGGTGTTTTCAGGGATGGAGAGAGTGAGAACAGGCGAGGCAAAGTTGGGGGTGTTGTCATTGATATCGAGCACCTCTATCTGCCCCTCAAGCAGGCGTGGGCTGCTGTTCAAGATCAGGTCAGTGATGGACACTTCAAACTCCAAGAAGCAGGGCTGTccaggcaggaggtgctggCACTCACGCAAGCTCTCCCGGTCAATGGAGGTCTCTGTGGTGTAGATGTCCCCAGTCTTGCCATCCACACGTAGGTACGGGGCCCCCACTTCCAGCTTGTAGAGGTGCCCCACATCCGGGAAGCCATAGTCAGAGGCCAGGCTCCCTATGAGGGTGTTGGGGGGTTGTTCCTCCTGCACTTTGTAGACCACACGCGTCCCAGAGaccagggcagggagctggaaCAGGAGCCACAGGCCCAGGCAGGATGCCAGCAACTTCatcctgtgctgcagaggagctggaa
This region includes:
- the PCDH1 gene encoding protocadherin-1 isoform X1; translation: MQTPLDQRARGRHGARRRPHPTPLQHRMKLLASCLGLWLLFQLPALVSGTRVVYKVQEEQPPNTLIGSLASDYGFPDVGHLYKLEVGAPYLRVDGKTGDIYTTETSIDRESLRECQHLLPGQPCFLEFEVSITDLILNSSPRLLEGQIEVLDINDNTPNFASPVLTLSIPENTNIGALFPIPLAMDRDSGPNGVASYELMAGPEAQELFGLQVAEDQDEKQPQLIVMGNLDREQWDSYDLTIKVQDGGNPPRASSALLRITILDMNDNAPKFEKALYEAELSENSPVGHSVLQVKANDSDQGANAEIDYSFHQASDMVRRLLRLDRTTGLITVQGPIDREDVNILKFSVMAKDKGANPKSARTQVVVTIKDMNDNAPSIEIRGIGLVTHQDGMANISEDVPVETAVALVQVSDRDEGENAVVTCVVAGDVPFQLRQASETGSDSKKKYFLQTTTPLDYESVKEYTIEIVAVDSGNPPLSSTNSLKVQVVDVNDNAPVFSQSFTEVAFPENNEPDDLVMEVSASDADSGSNAKLVYSLVTDPSSKGSFTIDPDSGEIRVKAVLDREQRERYEFLVVAADKGSPSLKGTASVAINVMDRNDNDPKFMLSGYNFSVMENMPPLSPVGMVTVIDADKGENARIQLSVEQDNGDFVIQNGTGTILSSISFDREQQSTYTFRLKAVDSGDPPRSAYVGVTINVLDENDNAPFITSPSNATYKHILPHTSPGQQVSKVKAEDIDSGVNAELTYSITGGNPFELFQISPHSGDITLEKEILRKHHGLHRLVVRVNDKGKPSRHGTALVHFYVNETLANRTLLDTLVGHSLDTPLDIDIAGDPEYERSKQRSNILFGVIAGIVAVTLVIVLVVLVRYCRQREAKSGYQAGKKETKDLYAPKQASKSGKSKSKVKKSKSPKPPKPTEDEEETGLQKSLKFNLMNDSVSDSPRIHLPLNYPPGSPDLGRHYRSNSPLPSIQLQPQSPSASKKHQVVQDLPATNTFVGTGDNNSTGSEQYSDYSYRTNPQKYTNKQLPHRRVTFSAASQAQDLQDPSQHSYYDSGLEESETPSSKSSSGPRIGPLALPEDHYERTTPDGSIGEMEHPENDLRPLPDVAMTGTCTRECTEFGHSDTCWMPGQSSPSRRPKNALKLSTFVPYQDRGSQEQVGNGSPRLSEERSTKMANLRLLPTYSAFSNSSHEPCKDSPMEEIPLTQTSDFQPATTPSSQTTKREIYL
- the PCDH1 gene encoding protocadherin-1 isoform X2, with product MKLLASCLGLWLLFQLPALVSGTRVVYKVQEEQPPNTLIGSLASDYGFPDVGHLYKLEVGAPYLRVDGKTGDIYTTETSIDRESLRECQHLLPGQPCFLEFEVSITDLILNSSPRLLEGQIEVLDINDNTPNFASPVLTLSIPENTNIGALFPIPLAMDRDSGPNGVASYELMAGPEAQELFGLQVAEDQDEKQPQLIVMGNLDREQWDSYDLTIKVQDGGNPPRASSALLRITILDMNDNAPKFEKALYEAELSENSPVGHSVLQVKANDSDQGANAEIDYSFHQASDMVRRLLRLDRTTGLITVQGPIDREDVNILKFSVMAKDKGANPKSARTQVVVTIKDMNDNAPSIEIRGIGLVTHQDGMANISEDVPVETAVALVQVSDRDEGENAVVTCVVAGDVPFQLRQASETGSDSKKKYFLQTTTPLDYESVKEYTIEIVAVDSGNPPLSSTNSLKVQVVDVNDNAPVFSQSFTEVAFPENNEPDDLVMEVSASDADSGSNAKLVYSLVTDPSSKGSFTIDPDSGEIRVKAVLDREQRERYEFLVVAADKGSPSLKGTASVAINVMDRNDNDPKFMLSGYNFSVMENMPPLSPVGMVTVIDADKGENARIQLSVEQDNGDFVIQNGTGTILSSISFDREQQSTYTFRLKAVDSGDPPRSAYVGVTINVLDENDNAPFITSPSNATYKHILPHTSPGQQVSKVKAEDIDSGVNAELTYSITGGNPFELFQISPHSGDITLEKEILRKHHGLHRLVVRVNDKGKPSRHGTALVHFYVNETLANRTLLDTLVGHSLDTPLDIDIAGDPEYERSKQRSNILFGVIAGIVAVTLVIVLVVLVRYCRQREAKSGYQAGKKETKDLYAPKQASKSGKSKSKVKKSKSPKPPKPTEDEEETGLQKSLKFNLMNDSVSDSPRIHLPLNYPPGSPDLGRHYRSNSPLPSIQLQPQSPSASKKHQVVQDLPATNTFVGTGDNNSTGSEQYSDYSYRTNPQKYTNKQLPHRRVTFSAASQAQDLQDPSQHSYYDSGLEESETPSSKSSSGPRIGPLALPEDHYERTTPDGSIGEMEHPENDLRPLPDVAMTGTCTRECTEFGHSDTCWMPGQSSPSRRPKNALKLSTFVPYQDRGSQEQVGNGSPRLSEERSTKMANLRLLPTYSAFSNSSHEPCKDSPMEEIPLTQTSDFQPATTPSSQTTKREIYL
- the PCDH1 gene encoding protocadherin-1 isoform X3, translated to MQTPLDQRARGRHGARRRPHPTPLQHRMKLLASCLGLWLLFQLPALVSGTRVVYKVQEEQPPNTLIGSLASDYGFPDVGHLYKLEVGAPYLRVDGKTGDIYTTETSIDRESLRECQHLLPGQPCFLEFEVSITDLILNSSPRLLEGQIEVLDINDNTPNFASPVLTLSIPENTNIGALFPIPLAMDRDSGPNGVASYELMAGPEAQELFGLQVAEDQDEKQPQLIVMGNLDREQWDSYDLTIKVQDGGNPPRASSALLRITILDMNDNAPKFEKALYEAELSENSPVGHSVLQVKANDSDQGANAEIDYSFHQASDMVRRLLRLDRTTGLITVQGPIDREDVNILKFSVMAKDKGANPKSARTQVVVTIKDMNDNAPSIEIRGIGLVTHQDGMANISEDVPVETAVALVQVSDRDEGENAVVTCVVAGDVPFQLRQASETGSDSKKKYFLQTTTPLDYESVKEYTIEIVAVDSGNPPLSSTNSLKVQVVDVNDNAPVFSQSFTEVAFPENNEPDDLVMEVSASDADSGSNAKLVYSLVTDPSSKGSFTIDPDSGEIRVKAVLDREQRERYEFLVVAADKGSPSLKGTASVAINVMDRNDNDPKFMLSGYNFSVMENMPPLSPVGMVTVIDADKGENARIQLSVEQDNGDFVIQNGTGTILSSISFDREQQSTYTFRLKAVDSGDPPRSAYVGVTINVLDENDNAPFITSPSNATYKHILPHTSPGQQVSKVKAEDIDSGVNAELTYSITGGNPFELFQISPHSGDITLEKEILRKHHGLHRLVVRVNDKGKPSRHGTALVHFYVNETLANRTLLDTLVGHSLDTPLDIDIAGDPEYERSKQRSNILFGVIAGIVAVTLVIVLVVLVRYCRQREAKSGYQAGKKETKDLYAPKQASKSGKSKSKVKKSKSPKPPKPTEDEEETGLQKSLKFNLMNDSVSDSPRIHLPLNYPPGSPDLGRHYRSNSPLPSIQLQPQSPSASKKHQVVQDLPATNTFVGTGDNNSTGSEQYSDYSYRTNPQKYTNKQLPHRRVTFSAASQAQDLQDPSQHSYYDSGLEESETPSSKSSSGPRIGPLALPEDHYERTTPDGSIGEMEHPENESPERSRL